The window AACGCCTACGATGGAGGAATGATAACGATCATAAACTTCCATCAATTGTTTTAAACAAGGCTTCGAAGAGTCGACGATGTCATCGCCTAGCAATACAGCAAATGGCTCATTTCCAACAAAACTTTTCGCACAGTATATGGCATGGCCAAGTCCTTTTGGTTCCTTTTGGCGAATATAATGAATATTAGCCATGTTTGAAATCTTTTGTACTTCTTTCAGCAACATTTGTTTGTTTTTCTTAAAAAGAGTTTCTTCTAGCTCATACGATTTATCAAAGTGATCTTCAATCGAACGTTTGCTGCGTCCGCTTATGACAATAATATCCTCTATTCCAGAAGCTATTGCCTCTTCGACAATATATTGAATGGTTGGTTTATCCACAATAGGAAGCATTTCTTTTGGCAATGCCTTTGTTGCAGGAAGAAACCTTGTCCCCAGCCCTGCTGCTGGTATTATCGCTTTCCGAATCATCAACCTGACCTCTTCTCTAAAACAAATCTTTATTTTTGATAGTCCTAACTTATTGATTTATATATTTTAAATATCAAAACGTATTTAAAGATTTGCTCAGTATCTCAATTATTTATAGCTGCTTATTGCCTTTTGGTAAGTCAACTATCCACAAACAGTGATAGAAACGAATAATGCTTCTTTCCAGCCATCATAAGTTTTGGGAAACCATATGCCGTTTTAACTGTCTCTGCGTCTTCGGCTCGTACTGTCTCCTCGTCCGCGTCTTTTTTTGCGCCTGTGTGTACGCCTATTACTATAGCTGTGGGAACTTCTTTTATGGCGTCTGCGTGTATGCCTATTATCATGGCTGCGTTTATAGTGCTTGGAATACCATATGCTTTTTCTGACGGTTTCTCCATCCACATCCAATATGGTGTATTTAATCTTATCTTCAGGTTCCGATTTTTTATCCTTTTTATGTTTCGCTTCATATTCCGATTCTTTATCCTTTTTATGTTTCACTTCATTTGCACTCGTTTTTTCTGTATTTTCTTGTTCAGTGTCTGAAGTTGGAATCGCATGATTTGCTTGACTCCAAACCTCCAGTATCTCGGATGCCACCCGATCCCATTGATACTGGGAAACAGCCAGTTCTCTTCCTCTTTCTCCCATTTTTTTCATTAAAGATTTGTCAGATAAAATTTGGGAGATTTTTGCTACGAAATCTTTGGGATCTTCCGGGTTTTCTACAACAAGACCATTTTCTCCTGAATGAATGACTTCCGGGTTGCCGCCCCGTGCGGTTGTGACGATCGGAAGTCCTGCTGCCATTGCTTCATAATGCACCCGAGCTAGCGGTTCTTGCCATTGCGAAGTACATACAAATAAATCAGCTGCAGCAAACCAATTCTGTATTTCATCCGGTGCCACAAAGCCTGTTGTTATAACCGGCACTGGCAGCTTTTTGGCTAATGCTCGTACGTAAGCCACATAATCGGTTATGTTATTTTGGCTAAACCAATTGCTGCCTACAATAACGAGAGCTAAATCTTTGAATTTTCTTGAAAGTTCAGGCAAGGCTCTAACTAATTTATCGACCCCTTTATTGCGCGAAAGCCTTCCGGCGAATAAAAGCACCGTTTTGCCCTCTAAACCATTCGCTTTTCGAATTTCCTTGCGTTTTTTTTGCATCTTTGGATGACTTCCGGGTAAAAATCTCTCGATATCTACTCCGGAATAAATCGTGCGAATCTTTGACGATGCTTGTGGATAAAGTTGACGTATGACATTCCCAACATAATCACTGACCGTTACAATACCAGAAACTTCTTCCAAAGCTGCGGTTGCTTCTTCTGAATCGATTTTTTCCGCATTGAACATATCATTGTGCATGCTTAAGGTTATCTTAGAATGAGGAGCGGCCTTACGGACAGGAATGACAAGGCGTGGACGGTTAAAAATGTGGATAAGGTCGAATGAGTTTGATTCAATATATCGAATCACACCTTCTCGATATATTTCGAAGATTTTTCCCGGTACACGTACATAATGAATGCCGTCTACAGTTTCTTGATCAGGAAGAGAAGGATCATCAGTCCCTAAAACGGTAATATCATGATGCTTGCTTAAATGTGGAAGAACACCGGAAATATAAGTTTGAATCGCTCCTCCTCGTACGGGAGGCACAGGGAGCTTTTCCGTACAGATCATCAAAATTTTCATGTCATTTCACTCTCTTCCAATCATTTTGAATTTCCTCCAAGACCGGCCATTTAGTCTTATCCGTTTCGATAATGGTTTTCATTAATTGTACAGTTTGTTCATTTAGAAACAATTCAGGTTCATACACAACTTCTTTTATATTTTTATAGAATTCATTCGGAAGTGATAAATCAATCATAAGAATCTCATATAATTCAGGAGAGATGGGATTTGATTCATGATAAGCTTTAATCATCTCTCTTATCCACTTTGCATCCCATTTATATAAGTCCGCCATGGTTCCCGAAATCAGCTTTCTTAAATCACGAATCGGGAGATCATAGGCAACACCATCAAGGTCGATAATCCACATCCCGTTCTTGCCCATTTGGCCATTAGACCAGCCATAATCCTGATGAACTAAGCCCCAATGGGAATTGCCATGTTTGATTAATTCATAATACTTAGATTGATCCAGTCTTTCCAGACTTCTTCGAGCTTGCTTTTCAAATTCATCTACCACGTCTAATAAATACGAACTTGCGGGAAGCTCTTTATAAGCTTTAGCAATGTTTCGAAACCAATCCATTTTCATAATGACGTTTTCATAATTGCTTCGCCATTTGTGCAATCTTGAAGATGTTTCTGCTTGGCGCGGGGGGACATAGCCTTTACTTAATCGATGAAATTCACCTAGTGCGGAACAAAGCAATTTGGCTCCCTCTAAATCTTTTGTAACAGGTGTTAACGACTCAATCCACTCTGCGACGAACCATAGCTTTCCTCCCGCCTCGACATAATTGGCTCCATCTTTCGTCTTGACAATGGGCGGTACTCTGGCATGCCGAACATCAACTAAATATTCTTGAGCTCCCAAGCTAAATAAACTCCTGGTTGGTCTTCTGTGCAACAGCTTTAAGCTTTTCGGTCCCTTGCTCGTTTCAATCTTCCAAATACATCCCCCTTTATCAGGTTTCGTTGTCACGACCTGCATGCTTTTTACCGAAAAATCATAATGCTTTAAAACTTTATCTGCCAACTTGTTAATATAGTCAGGTACAAAAAACTCATGAGTGGTTTCATTCACTTCCCATGGTTCAATGAAAGTCTTCTCCACTATATCCCTCCTATAAAATCAAAATGAATCTTCATGGGATTGCTATATCGTCCATCTTGTGTAAAGTTTGTCAAGACATCTTCGATTTTGTCTTTCTGAAGTTGGGCGTTTTAAGTCATCCATGGGAATTCATCAGCCATTACGCTTTCTATAAATTATGATTTATAAAAAGATTTGTCTAATACACTTGACCCGTTTATTAAGAGATTGTTAAGGAATTGTATCCATTCAGCTCATTGTTGTGATCAACACTTTCCCCAAAAAACATTAACCGAATAAAGTAAAATGGCCGTCTTCAAATGACTAAACAGTATTTGAAAAATAAAGCCGTCAAGTTCTCTCCTTGACGGCTTTTAACCTGCCTATCACTTTGTAAGAAATTTCAAGAAAAGTGCTCCTCTTCGTGCAGGTATATGGTATCTTAAAAACAAACGTTAGCGAATGGAGTATTTAATAGGTTTAATAGCGAAAAGTTGTTTTTCTAACAGGGCTAAACAGAAGGAAGAACGATCGGAAAGGATTCTATCCAATCTTTCTGGTAGACCGAAAAAAGAAATACACACTTCACGGTGTTTTTTGGTGAACAGAAGCAAACCGATTGGAAAGTAGTTTGAAAAGGGTGATTGAGGGGTGGCTTTTTTCTGCGTATTCACGGATGAAATACGGTGTTTACAACCAGAAACAGCGGTTGATCGAGATATGATAAGAGGAACGATCGGAAAGCTTCATAAAATGATTTCAATCTAGTTGTTCCATCTCTTTTAAAAATATTGTAATGAAATAATAAATGAAAGGTGATAGAAATGAAATGGATCATTCGCAAAATGGAAAAAGAAGACATACAACAAGTTGCCAAAAGAAGCTGGGATGATACCTATGAAGGTATCATCCCCCATAAAATTCAGGAAAGTTTCTTACGTTCCGCCTATCATGACGAAATGATGCTTAGACGTTTAGAGCAGTCTTTTATATTCGTTTCAGAAGCTAACGGCAAAGTTGTAGGTTTCGCAAACTTTTCCCCGGTAAAAGAAAATGGAACGACTGAACTGCTAGCAATTTATCTACTTCCGGAATATCAAGGTAAAGGAATTGGAACTGCATTGTTAAAAGAGGGAATCAAAAATTTAGCGGGAGCAAAAGCGGTTTTCGTTGACGTAGAAAAAGACAACCAAATCGGAACAAACTTCTATAAAGCGAAAGGATTTGAAATAGTTTCTGAATTTGACGATAACTTTGATGGGCATATTCTAAAAACAGTCAGAATGGTCTTAAAAATTCGAAGACCTCCTGAAACATCAATAAAGGTGTACATTGGCAGGTCATTCAAATAAAAAACCGCTCCTGTCTTACCCTCTGATAAAATCAAAAAAGAGGAGCTTTCCGCTCCCCTATGATTGGGCATTTTTCTTGGCCAGTTCTTTTCGGTCAGGCGCCATAGGAGGCTGTTCCATCCATCTATTTTTTATCATGATATTGGCCCCGTCTTCAGCATATTTCTGTATTTCCAATATGACTCTGTTATAAAGAATTCCAATATCGATTCTAGGACTAGAAGCAACACTAAAACCATAGTACCCAACACTCAAAGAAATCAAAGAAGTTGTATAAAACATCATGAGTTTTTCCGAAAAAGTGTGAGCTGTACTTTCTGTAATTTCTGAATCCCAAGTGATCGGTACGGAAAGATCGCTTTCTTCTAATTTTTCCCTAAATAATTGAATATGCTTTTTTGAAATTTCTACACCTCTTTGAAAAAATTGTGTGGCAACTTTAGACTTGGCCACTTGACTGAATCCATCAAGCGTCGCTTTTCCCAATGCATTTCTTTGAAAGTTTGCATATAGATTTGCTATTTCCAATGCAGTTAATGGCCTTTTTTCACCAAAGAAATCTAAAATAAAGCCTTGCTTTTTCACAAATTCAACATGATCCAATTCAGGCAGATAAGGAGCCTTTATGTATAGCCCTTTTGAAAGCAGTACATCCTTTGCCGTTTTATATAAATTCTGCGACTCAGTGAGGCAATCGCTATAGAAGTTTGTAACGTCAGGCCTTACAGCTACAGACAAACTGATGGAATAAGAAATAAGTCCTATCTTAGCCATCTGATGTATAAATTGTAATATAAAGATATCTGAATACAATCTAGGAGCATTTAAATCAACATCCTCTTCTAGTTTAAAGCCATGAGGAATCACATTCTTTTCATTTATAAAAATAGTAGCAATCTTTTGAATATGATCTTTGGATAATTGCAACGCATGCTCGATAATTGGTTTTATATCCGCGTCCTCGACCTTTTCTAAAAAATAAGTTAGCATGCAAATACTTGCACTATCGTTCAAATATTGACTCCATAGATGCGATATTTCTCCGGAAGTTAGCCTGCCCTGTTTTCCCTGCTCCAAAATCATATCCTCCCTTCGTACTTATTCATCATTTTCTCCAATCGTTGCCTTTTATATGTAATGTAACTTAAAAAAATAGGATTTCCCCCATAGTTTATTTTTTCTTGCCATAGTTGATTTGTCATTAAATAATCACCATGCATCCTATCTTAAATAGCCAGTCGGTCACTGTTTAAAAATTTTTTCTAAATGAATGTAATGCAAAAATGAATAATATCATCCAATCGACATATTCATTTTATGATCGGCAGTATTTTTCCTTTTCGCTAAATCACTGAACAGCAAGGCGTAGACGCCATCCAAAAGTTCAATTAAACCGACTAATACAATCACTTTTCAGATCCCTATAAATTTGGCTAAATATCCCGAAGCAATGTAAGATATCGGCAGCAAAAGGACGCTTAACAACGATATGACAGCATAAACAAAAAATCTTGCATGGATGAACGAGTATATTTTGTGTAAATAGATCCATAAAAAAGGAAGACCTTTTCTTGTAGAATGAAGCTGCCACACCCAAAAAGAGGCCTTCCCTGTGAATCGTTTACAACCGAAATTGTCAATGCACTAGTCAAAAAACAAGATCAAAATTCCAGCTTTTTTGTATCTTGATTTTTCGATGAATTGTCAGTCTTGCAAAAATGAACACGTCTTTCATCTAAAGTTCCTTCATCATAAATTCTTATTTAATAGTGTTTTGATTGAATTCTAGTGCGAACTCGATCAAAGTCTGTTATTTATTTACGGTTTGTGACCAATCTGCATGTTTTTCCTTATTAGTTTTTTGTCTAAGTTCCAGCTCAATTTGTTCAAGACTTTTTCCTTTCGTTTCTGAAACTTTTGTGCTTACAAATAGGAAAGCAAGAACGCCCATAATACCGTAGACTATAAACATTGTGCTGATGCCAAATTGTTCAATGAGTTTAGGGAATGTTAAAGAAACAATCAAGTTGGATAGCCAGTTAGCAACACTTCCAATTCCCATACCAATTCCTCGAATGCTCAAAGGAAAAATTTCTGAAAGCATTACCCATACAACAGGTCCCCAACTAAGAGAGAAGAATGCGATGTATACTGCTAAACAGATGACAGTGGTCCAACTTGCTGCAGCTGTCGGCCCTGATAAAGCGTTTACAATACCGAGTACAAACAAAGAAATCGACATACCGGCATTTCCAATTAAGAGCAACGGTTTTCTCCCAACTTTATCAATGATCATAACAGCAATTGCCGTAATGATGACATTGACAATCCCGATACCGACAGTTCCTAGAATCGCGGCAGACGCTCCAAGCCCAACATTTGTAAATGTAGTGGGAGCATAGTATAGCACCGTATTACATCCTATAATTTGTTGGAAGACAGCCAGACCAATTCCGACGATTAATGCAGGTCTTACCCATCTTTCTTTCACTTCTTTCCAACCGCCTTGTTCCTGTTCAAGTTGGTTGGCCAATTTAATTTCATCTATTTCTTCTTCGACTCCTCTTCCTTTGCGCATGTGATTTAAAATGGAGCGGGCTTCATTTTCACGACCTTGTTTTAATAGCCATCTTGGACTTTCCGGTAAAAAGAACATTCCGATTAAGAGCAGCAACCCCGGGATGAAGGCGACTCCGAGCATCCATCTCCATCCTTCTATGGAACTGAAAAGATAGTTTACGATATAGGCGAGCAAAATACCTGTCATAATCATCAATTGGTTCAAACTAGACAAGGCTCCGCGAATGGAGGTAGGCGCCATTTCGGAAAGATACATAGGTACAAGGGTCGAAGCACTTCCGACAGCTAAACCAAGCACTATTCTGAAAAAGATCAATACCGATGTATTGGGCGCTAAAGCCGTACCTAACGCTCCTATACAAAAAATCGTTGCAGCCATGAGCACCACTTTACGACGGCCTAATCGATCGGACAAGCCTCCACTGATAGCCGCTCCGATCATACAGCCTAATAAAATGGAGCTGACGACGATCCCCTCAGTCCACGAGGTAAGATTCAAATCTTTTTTGATAAACAAAATAGCTCCTGAAATAACCCCGGTATCATAACCAAATAATAGACCGCCCAATGCACCAAAGAAATAAATAAGTCCATTGCTTACTTTCAATTTCATCGATTGACCCTCCCATCACTGATCAGTTTGTTTTTTCATTTCGTTCATTCACATAGTCAAAGCAAAGGAAATGGACGCTTTTTCATGGCTCTAAGATCAAATAATTGATGATTGATCGCAACGGTTTGTGGATACACATCTTTATAAACTTGATAAAACGCTTTATATCGTTTAACATTTTCAGGATTGGGTTCATATATTTCAGCTGTTGAAATAAACGCCTCCGCACATTCCTCAAGCGATGAAAACCAACCTAATCCGACTGCGGCAATCATGGCAGCCCCCATGCCTGGTCCTTGCTCGTTTTGCAATTTCACCACTTTTGCATTAAATACATCGGCTTGGATTTGCAGCCACAAATCGCTTTTAGCGCCGCCGCCAATCGAGACAACCGTATCGATCGTCTTGCCATAATTACGGAATATTTCAACGCTTTCGTTGATAGAGAAAACGATCCCTTCTATAACAGCTCGGACAAAATCCCGTTTTTGATGAGAACCATCAATTCCTGTAAATGTTCCTCTTATTTTGGCATCTGCATACGGGGTCCGTTCCCCCACTAAATAAGGAGTGAATATCAAACCATTCGCACCGATTGGTGATAAAGACGCTTCTTCCAATAAATGAGAAAAAGATTCATTTGCGGCAAAGGTCTCCTTAAACCAATTTAGACTGTAGCCTGCAGCAAGCGTTACGCCCATCGTATAGTAGGCATCTTTTTTCCCATGATTAAAAAAATGTACTTTTCCTCCAAAATTTCGATTTTTGTCGTTCTCATAGGATAGAAAAACACCGGATGTTCCGATACTGCACAGTGCTTTTCCCTCTGACAAAATACCAGCGCCGATGGCTCCACAAGCGTTGTCAGCTCCACCGGCAAAAACTTTGGTAGAGGGGGATAAGCCTGTTTTTTCAGCCACTTCAGACAGCAGGTTCCCTACATAATCTTCTGTTTCAACTAAAGGCGGACAAATGCTGATTGGAATTTCTAACGTGCGGAGTATATCCGTACTCCAAGACTTATTGAGAATATCCAAAATAAGAGTGCCGGCAGCATCCGAATAATCCATGTTTAATTGTCCGGTCATACGAAAACGCAGATAATCTTTTGGCAGTAAAAAGACGCTCGCTTTGCTTAAATTTTCAGGTTCTTGTTCTTTTACCCAAAGCAATTTTGGCAAAGTGAATCCTTCTAATGCAGGGTTTTTGGTGATTTCAAGCAATTTGCCGCCTAATTGCTGATCAATCTTCTTACATTGCGACGTCGTTCTTGTATCGTTCCATAAAATCGCATTTCGAATCACATTGCCATGTTCATCAAGCAGCACGAGACCGTGCATTTGTCCAGAATAACTGATTCCTTCAATATCATCCGGATGCACGTTCGATTCCTCAACCAGTTGTTTCAACGCCAATATCGTTTTTTGAACCCATTCTTCAGGATCTTGTTCACTATAACCAGGTTGTCGTTGAATAAGCGGATAATCTTTTGACACCGAATGCTTCACTTTCCCATTTTGGTCGACCAGCAGCACTTTTACAGAACTTGTTCCAAGATCAATACCAATGACATATTTCATCTTTAATCTCCTCGCTGTTCATTAGAAAGGTGAAACGAACGGCTGTCTCTTAAAAGCGTCCACAAGAGGGTATGACCTTGTTCGAAAAAGGGACAGCCGCTCTTCATACCTGTTTTGTTTATTCATATTGATGAAGCATCAAAAGTCATTAAGCGAAATTTTCGGCATATGCTTCTTGAACAATGTACTGATTCAAGGTAGTTTTTAATTTTTCTATTCTACCAGACTCATTGACAATTTCTTTTTTATCAATAATATAGTTTTCTAGTGATTTAAAATCAGCTTTACCGGAAACAATTTCGGCGCCGATGCCTTCTTTATAACTGCTGTAGCGTTCTTCGATGAAATCATCAAAAACACGATCTTCAATGAGTCGATTCGCTACTTTTAAACCTAGAGCATAGCTGTCCATTCCGGCGATATGAGAGTAGAATAAATCATCAGGCATAAAGGAAGATCTACGCGGCTTGGCATCGAAGTTTAATCCGCCTTTTCCGAGACCGCCATTTTTAAGAACTTCATACATCGTAAGAGTCGTTGCATACAAGTCCGTTGGAAATTCGTCTGTATCCCATCCAAGAAGCGGGTCCCCTTGGTTGGCATCCAATGAACCAAGAAGTCCGTGGATTCTGGCTACGCGAATTTCATGTTCAAATGTATGTCCCGCTAATGTGGCGTGGTTCGCTTCCAGATTCAATTTAAAGTCTTTGTCTAAATCATACGTTTTCAAGAACGCGATCGTAGTGGCCGCATCAAAATCATATTGGTGTTTCGTAGGTTCTTTTGGTTTAGGTTCAATTAAAAATTGACCTTCAAAACCAATTTCTTTCGCATAATCAATCGCCATATGGAAGAATCTGGCCATATTCTCTTGTTCAAATTTCATGTCGGTATTCAGCAATGATTCATAGCCTTCTCGACCGCCCCAGAACACATAGTTTTCCGCTCCTAATTCTTTGGCGATTTCAAGCGCTTTTTTCACTTGTGCAGCGGCATAAGCAAAAACATCGGCGTTACAAGAAGAGGCAGCCCCATGTACAAATCTAGGATTTGTAAACATATTCGCAGTGTTCCATAGAAGTTTTACATTACTAGTTTTCATGTAATCTTTTATCATGGAAACGATCACATCAAGATTTTTATTCGTTTCTCTTAACGTATCCCCTTCAGGAGCGATGTCGCGATCATGGAAGCAGAAATATGGGTTGCCTAATTTTTCAAAAAATTCAAAAGCTGCTTCTACTCTTGCTTTTGCTAAATCCATGCCTTTTAAATGATTCCAAGGACGAATCATCGTTCCCGAACCAAATGGATCAGATCCATCTTGGGTAAAAGTGTGCCAATAAGCAACCGAGAAACGTAAATGATCTTTCATCGTTTTCCCCGCAATGACTTCGTCGGGATTGTAATAACGAAATGAGAGATCACTTTTTAATGAATTTCCGGAATAACTGATTTTGCCGACATTAGGAAAGTAAGTCATTTAAATTACCTCCTCGATTGAATGTTTTAGTTAATGAAAGCGAATTCATATTACATCAAAAAAATATATTGATGCGTACTTTGTTTAACCAATAAACTAAGTACACCTTCATACTAGCACCATCATTTTTAAAATTCAATATTTTTTTTGAATAAA of the Bacillus smithii genome contains:
- a CDS encoding CotS family spore coat protein, producing the protein MEKTFIEPWEVNETTHEFFVPDYINKLADKVLKHYDFSVKSMQVVTTKPDKGGCIWKIETSKGPKSLKLLHRRPTRSLFSLGAQEYLVDVRHARVPPIVKTKDGANYVEAGGKLWFVAEWIESLTPVTKDLEGAKLLCSALGEFHRLSKGYVPPRQAETSSRLHKWRSNYENVIMKMDWFRNIAKAYKELPASSYLLDVVDEFEKQARRSLERLDQSKYYELIKHGNSHWGLVHQDYGWSNGQMGKNGMWIIDLDGVAYDLPIRDLRKLISGTMADLYKWDAKWIREMIKAYHESNPISPELYEILMIDLSLPNEFYKNIKEVVYEPELFLNEQTVQLMKTIIETDKTKWPVLEEIQNDWKRVK
- the xylA gene encoding xylose isomerase; amino-acid sequence: MTYFPNVGKISYSGNSLKSDLSFRYYNPDEVIAGKTMKDHLRFSVAYWHTFTQDGSDPFGSGTMIRPWNHLKGMDLAKARVEAAFEFFEKLGNPYFCFHDRDIAPEGDTLRETNKNLDVIVSMIKDYMKTSNVKLLWNTANMFTNPRFVHGAASSCNADVFAYAAAQVKKALEIAKELGAENYVFWGGREGYESLLNTDMKFEQENMARFFHMAIDYAKEIGFEGQFLIEPKPKEPTKHQYDFDAATTIAFLKTYDLDKDFKLNLEANHATLAGHTFEHEIRVARIHGLLGSLDANQGDPLLGWDTDEFPTDLYATTLTMYEVLKNGGLGKGGLNFDAKPRRSSFMPDDLFYSHIAGMDSYALGLKVANRLIEDRVFDDFIEERYSSYKEGIGAEIVSGKADFKSLENYIIDKKEIVNESGRIEKLKTTLNQYIVQEAYAENFA
- a CDS encoding GNAT family N-acetyltransferase, whose product is MKWIIRKMEKEDIQQVAKRSWDDTYEGIIPHKIQESFLRSAYHDEMMLRRLEQSFIFVSEANGKVVGFANFSPVKENGTTELLAIYLLPEYQGKGIGTALLKEGIKNLAGAKAVFVDVEKDNQIGTNFYKAKGFEIVSEFDDNFDGHILKTVRMVLKIRRPPETSIKVYIGRSFK
- a CDS encoding DUF3231 family protein, whose product is MILEQGKQGRLTSGEISHLWSQYLNDSASICMLTYFLEKVEDADIKPIIEHALQLSKDHIQKIATIFINEKNVIPHGFKLEEDVDLNAPRLYSDIFILQFIHQMAKIGLISYSISLSVAVRPDVTNFYSDCLTESQNLYKTAKDVLLSKGLYIKAPYLPELDHVEFVKKQGFILDFFGEKRPLTALEIANLYANFQRNALGKATLDGFSQVAKSKVATQFFQRGVEISKKHIQLFREKLEESDLSVPITWDSEITESTAHTFSEKLMMFYTTSLISLSVGYYGFSVASSPRIDIGILYNRVILEIQKYAEDGANIMIKNRWMEQPPMAPDRKELAKKNAQS
- the galU gene encoding UTP--glucose-1-phosphate uridylyltransferase GalU, which translates into the protein MMIRKAIIPAAGLGTRFLPATKALPKEMLPIVDKPTIQYIVEEAIASGIEDIIVISGRSKRSIEDHFDKSYELEETLFKKNKQMLLKEVQKISNMANIHYIRQKEPKGLGHAIYCAKSFVGNEPFAVLLGDDIVDSSKPCLKQLMEVYDRYHSSIVGVQPVDEDDVSKYGIIKPKGNEIEENIFNIETLVEKPKKDEAPSRFAIMGRYILRPEIFDILKELPPDSNGEIQLTDAIKIMNQSQTVLAYQFQGKRYDIGSKAGFIRATIDFALQRPDLQEDILKYLKEVIAPKNLNS
- the xylB gene encoding xylulokinase: MKYVIGIDLGTSSVKVLLVDQNGKVKHSVSKDYPLIQRQPGYSEQDPEEWVQKTILALKQLVEESNVHPDDIEGISYSGQMHGLVLLDEHGNVIRNAILWNDTRTTSQCKKIDQQLGGKLLEITKNPALEGFTLPKLLWVKEQEPENLSKASVFLLPKDYLRFRMTGQLNMDYSDAAGTLILDILNKSWSTDILRTLEIPISICPPLVETEDYVGNLLSEVAEKTGLSPSTKVFAGGADNACGAIGAGILSEGKALCSIGTSGVFLSYENDKNRNFGGKVHFFNHGKKDAYYTMGVTLAAGYSLNWFKETFAANESFSHLLEEASLSPIGANGLIFTPYLVGERTPYADAKIRGTFTGIDGSHQKRDFVRAVIEGIVFSINESVEIFRNYGKTIDTVVSIGGGAKSDLWLQIQADVFNAKVVKLQNEQGPGMGAAMIAAVGLGWFSSLEECAEAFISTAEIYEPNPENVKRYKAFYQVYKDVYPQTVAINHQLFDLRAMKKRPFPLL
- a CDS encoding sugar porter family MFS transporter; its protein translation is MKLKVSNGLIYFFGALGGLLFGYDTGVISGAILFIKKDLNLTSWTEGIVVSSILLGCMIGAAISGGLSDRLGRRKVVLMAATIFCIGALGTALAPNTSVLIFFRIVLGLAVGSASTLVPMYLSEMAPTSIRGALSSLNQLMIMTGILLAYIVNYLFSSIEGWRWMLGVAFIPGLLLLIGMFFLPESPRWLLKQGRENEARSILNHMRKGRGVEEEIDEIKLANQLEQEQGGWKEVKERWVRPALIVGIGLAVFQQIIGCNTVLYYAPTTFTNVGLGASAAILGTVGIGIVNVIITAIAVMIIDKVGRKPLLLIGNAGMSISLFVLGIVNALSGPTAAASWTTVICLAVYIAFFSLSWGPVVWVMLSEIFPLSIRGIGMGIGSVANWLSNLIVSLTFPKLIEQFGISTMFIVYGIMGVLAFLFVSTKVSETKGKSLEQIELELRQKTNKEKHADWSQTVNK
- a CDS encoding glycosyltransferase family 4 protein, whose translation is MKILMICTEKLPVPPVRGGAIQTYISGVLPHLSKHHDITVLGTDDPSLPDQETVDGIHYVRVPGKIFEIYREGVIRYIESNSFDLIHIFNRPRLVIPVRKAAPHSKITLSMHNDMFNAEKIDSEEATAALEEVSGIVTVSDYVGNVIRQLYPQASSKIRTIYSGVDIERFLPGSHPKMQKKRKEIRKANGLEGKTVLLFAGRLSRNKGVDKLVRALPELSRKFKDLALVIVGSNWFSQNNITDYVAYVRALAKKLPVPVITTGFVAPDEIQNWFAAADLFVCTSQWQEPLARVHYEAMAAGLPIVTTARGGNPEVIHSGENGLVVENPEDPKDFVAKISQILSDKSLMKKMGERGRELAVSQYQWDRVASEILEVWSQANHAIPTSDTEQENTEKTSANEVKHKKDKESEYEAKHKKDKKSEPEDKIKYTILDVDGETVRKSIWYSKHYKRSHDNRHTRRRHKRSSHSYSNRRTHRRKKRRGRGDSTSRRRRDS